Proteins encoded in a region of the Vicia villosa cultivar HV-30 ecotype Madison, WI linkage group LG5, Vvil1.0, whole genome shotgun sequence genome:
- the LOC131601903 gene encoding serine/threonine-protein kinase GRIK2-like isoform X2, translating to MFSKTLTYVKAMWCFNCFGFFKRRNPQKDKPAAIYNSNLSRELLLDDDDDFDDERSFCNDEVTSTTSGDDSEEQNRPKRSEDILVFRVENGMICRQFPVKETDKVFRTEDEDGNKMINEYVREYKIGSGSYGKVSLHRSLADGKHYAIKAFHKSHLRKLRVGPSETAMTDVLRENIVHGDIKPDNLLITRHGTVKIGDFSVSQAFEDDNDVLRRSPGTPVFTAPECILGLTYRGKASDTWAVGITLYCMILGEYPFLGDTLQDTYDRIVNNPIVLPNDLNPRLKNLIEGLLSKDPSQRMTLADVAADSWVIGNDGPIPEFPCWCKRKNLERKDSDES from the exons ATGTTTTCTAAGACTCTTACTTATGTGAAAGCTATGTGGTGTTTTAACTGCTTCGGGTTTTTCAAGAGACGGAATCCTCAGAAGGATAAGCCTGCTGCCATTTACAATAGTAACCTCTCCCGGGAGCTGTtgttggatgatgatgatgattttgatgaCGAAAGGTCCTTCTGTAATGATGAGGTTACTAGCACCACCAGTGGAGATGATAGTGAGGAGCAAAATCGTCCCAAGCGGTCGGAGGATATTTTGGTTTTTAGAGTAGAGAATGGTATGATTTGTAGACAGTTTCCTGTTAAAGAGACTGACAAAGTTTTCCGCACTGAG GATGAAGATGGAAACAAGATGATAAATGAGTATGTTCGTGAGTATAAAATTGGTTCGGGTAGCTATGGGAAAGTG TCTCTTCATCGAAGTCTGGCTGATGGAAAACATTATGCAATTAAG GCCTTTCATAAGTCTCATTTACGGAAGCTTCGAGTTGGACCCTCAGAAACTGCCATGACTGATGTTTTACGCGAG AATATAGTTCACGGGGATATCAAGCCTGACAATTTGTTGATTACTCGTCATGGTACAGTAAAGATAGGGGATTTCAGTGTCAGCCAGGCTTTTGAG GATGATAATGATGTGCTTCGACGATCACCTGGAACTCCTGTTTTCACTGCACCTGAATGTATTTTAG GTCTTACCTACCGAGGTAAAGCTTCAGACACATGGGCCGTAGGAATTACTTTATACTGTATGATATTGGGCGAATACCCTTTTCTTGGTGACACACTTCAAGATACATATGACAGA ATAGTCAATAATCCAATAGTGCTCCCGAATGATCTGAATCCGCGGTTAAAGAACTTAATTGAAGGACTTCTTTCCAAAG ACCCAAGTCAAAGGATGACGTTGGCTGATGTCGCGGCTGATAGTTGGGTTATTGGAAATGATGGGCCAATTCCCGAGTTCCCGTGTTGGTGCAAAAGGAAGAACTTGGAGAGGAAAGACAGTGATGAGAGCTAG
- the LOC131601903 gene encoding serine/threonine-protein kinase GRIK2-like isoform X1, with translation MFSKTLTYVKAMWCFNCFGFFKRRNPQKDKPAAIYNSNLSRELLLDDDDDFDDERSFCNDEVTSTTSGDDSEEQNRPKRSEDILVFRVENGMICRQFPVKETDKVFRTEDEDGNKMINEYVREYKIGSGSYGKVSLHRSLADGKHYAIKAFHKSHLRKLRVGPSETAMTDVLREVFIMKMIQHPNIVNLIEVIDDPESDHFYMVLEYVEDKWVCEGSGRACSLGEEIARRYLRDIVSGLMYLHAHNIVHGDIKPDNLLITRHGTVKIGDFSVSQAFEDDNDVLRRSPGTPVFTAPECILGLTYRGKASDTWAVGITLYCMILGEYPFLGDTLQDTYDRIVNNPIVLPNDLNPRLKNLIEGLLSKDPSQRMTLADVAADSWVIGNDGPIPEFPCWCKRKNLERKDSDES, from the exons ATGTTTTCTAAGACTCTTACTTATGTGAAAGCTATGTGGTGTTTTAACTGCTTCGGGTTTTTCAAGAGACGGAATCCTCAGAAGGATAAGCCTGCTGCCATTTACAATAGTAACCTCTCCCGGGAGCTGTtgttggatgatgatgatgattttgatgaCGAAAGGTCCTTCTGTAATGATGAGGTTACTAGCACCACCAGTGGAGATGATAGTGAGGAGCAAAATCGTCCCAAGCGGTCGGAGGATATTTTGGTTTTTAGAGTAGAGAATGGTATGATTTGTAGACAGTTTCCTGTTAAAGAGACTGACAAAGTTTTCCGCACTGAG GATGAAGATGGAAACAAGATGATAAATGAGTATGTTCGTGAGTATAAAATTGGTTCGGGTAGCTATGGGAAAGTG TCTCTTCATCGAAGTCTGGCTGATGGAAAACATTATGCAATTAAG GCCTTTCATAAGTCTCATTTACGGAAGCTTCGAGTTGGACCCTCAGAAACTGCCATGACTGATGTTTTACGCGAG GTTTTCATTATGAAAATGATCCAACATCCTAACATAGTCAATCTCATTGAGGTGATTGATGACCCAGAATCGGATCACTTCTACATGG TACTTGAATATGTGGAAGACAAATGGGTTTGCGAGGGTTCAGGTCGAGCTTGTAGCTTAGGTGAAGAGATTGCTAGGAGATACCTGCGGGATATCGTTTCTGGATTAATGTATCTCCATGCTCAT AATATAGTTCACGGGGATATCAAGCCTGACAATTTGTTGATTACTCGTCATGGTACAGTAAAGATAGGGGATTTCAGTGTCAGCCAGGCTTTTGAG GATGATAATGATGTGCTTCGACGATCACCTGGAACTCCTGTTTTCACTGCACCTGAATGTATTTTAG GTCTTACCTACCGAGGTAAAGCTTCAGACACATGGGCCGTAGGAATTACTTTATACTGTATGATATTGGGCGAATACCCTTTTCTTGGTGACACACTTCAAGATACATATGACAGA ATAGTCAATAATCCAATAGTGCTCCCGAATGATCTGAATCCGCGGTTAAAGAACTTAATTGAAGGACTTCTTTCCAAAG ACCCAAGTCAAAGGATGACGTTGGCTGATGTCGCGGCTGATAGTTGGGTTATTGGAAATGATGGGCCAATTCCCGAGTTCCCGTGTTGGTGCAAAAGGAAGAACTTGGAGAGGAAAGACAGTGATGAGAGCTAG